The Biomphalaria glabrata chromosome 1, xgBioGlab47.1, whole genome shotgun sequence sequence cctgtcTGTTAGTTGTTAGTCTATTTTCATTCACAAAAGAGATCCAATACACCGAgagcaaagacaaacacaaaaaGTTGTTAGTCCATTCCCAAATTATCTTGTTTTGTTGGATGTATTGcacaaattgtatttaaaatttccttatggataataatgatgattattattattattattgttattatcttCTGTtcatatgttttcttttttttttcttcttcttcttctagccagctttttgctgctgagatAGAACGAGGACAGACGTTGACGGCTGACAAGGGTtataccttgttgatgtctaagagctgagccgaaggctcttcgagctctaagtttgaaaaaaaaacctgtttggtcgtccagccgaacagtaaaaaaaaacaaacctgtgtgaacacacagttctgtttgggagagaccctagacaatgcctatgtaaggcaTTGCTATTTACCGATGCGTTCGACCCCCGACACGTGGACtagagacacggccgaaggccgggaatgcaccggggacttctgccattttccttcaatgtaccaagctaactgtgcgggatccgccatttatgtaacggtccctttgaggaacagcgcatggattggtgacgtgtttgtggggactttgttacaaccccgcccgtgaaaggggtggactctcgtctacccatgggcatccccacgggagtcctgtgttgctacccatttcgcctagccacttcctcaaatggccgtttccacgcgggcgccacgatgaggcagggcagcgtGCCCGCGCAAGGGTTATACCTGCGCTAggtatggcaaaatatgtaggtcgcagatgAGCTGCGTAGCcgcggaaaatactgcattcggACTCAAAGAGAAGCCTCATTATTATTAGTGTAATGTGTATTAGTCTTTGTAAAATCTCAGGAACTACGGATTGTGTAAAAGCGATTGATGCTGTTGTGTTGATTTCTttaaaacagtgtttcccaaactatttCGCACAcgttcacgtggtggcctactagtaaATTATTCCattagttcgtggaacacctattcaggtttcacggaacacagtttggcaaacactgctttaaaaatgtttgtttctaaagaagtaaatattttctttaagacTTCACATTTCACACAATTTCTTTGAGGAATATATCTTCGTGTCTACTCGACTTCTAGTGCATCCTTTGCAGGCGGGACAACTTTAATAGTGCTGGTTTTGCTACACTCCAAGGTCATTTGCTTAAATTTGGATTAATTTTAAACTAttgaatttctttctttttatcaagCTAACCTACATTAGCGTCTGGtttgtttttacttgattaACGACCAAACAACTTTTTTACTATCAAACAAGTTTGTTATCAGATAACAGTAACATCATGAAATTCGCAGTTGTTGCATAATTGAATCATTAAAGTAGGGCTAAATCTAGGTGCTTTGCaaaggtgtatttttttatgGTGAAGGGTTGAGATAATCATtgcttggtagacattgataTGTATCGGCAGGCCGACCGATGTATTCCAccaaactctcgcctggaggagtgtccaaaagcactactggccTTGACCTTGGCCAGACTTATCAACGTCCGTGAAAGCGATGCGATCAACAAATACGATCTGAACTCCGACCTCTCATTGGACGtagaatataattattattgggGCGCTGTAGCTGCGCGGTAAAGcgctggcttccgaaccaggggtcccgggttcgaatcctggtcaagactataatttttaatttaggaaTCTTTCGGCgcctctaatgggtgcctgacattagttggggaaaagtaaaggcggttggtcgttatgctggccacatgacaccctcattaatcgttgaccatagaaatagataatctttacatcatctgccctatagaccacaaggtctgaaaggggaactttacttttactgttATAATTATTATCAGTAAGAATTTCCACAAGGTAAAAGTTTTTTGACATATTTATTAAGCCCCAATTGCAATTTATTGAATTAGAATTCATCATAAGTCACGTGCTGAAGTTAGCTTTGCCTAAGATGATGCAGCAGTTAGTTGCCAGTCAGTACTTAAGTGAGAGCAACCAGTTAGTGGTTAGGAGTGGACAGTTGAGTTATACTGATAGTTAACACTGCTTTGTTCTGTACTTATGTATTAGTCAGTAAGGactacttatttatttaaagttgtGCATCACATGCATATTCGTTGTCAACGAATTTATATTTACCgtattaaaagtatattatTTATGTCTGCAAGAACACAAGTTTCTTAGTCATTTACAGTAAACTGTCTAAATGTTTGTCAAACGTAATTTCTAGTTATCCATCCTGACATGACGAATGCTCAAGCTTTTGACCTATAGACCGTGCCCATCAAGATGTTTTTCTTAGATATAAGAATGTTCCAGACCAAGGTGACTAGATTACCAGCCAAGTGAAAGAGTGCAAGACTATAGATCTCCTGCTGAAAACCTGCATCTAACTATACGGTGCAAGCTTAATATCTCTAAGCCATGACAATAATAGTAGTTCCACTAtgttatacatataaatatttattccagttgtcaataaaaaaaatatatatatttgtatttataataaactttgtgaatttttaatgcataaaaatacttttttttttaaatgtgaaaaaacGTGTATACTACAATAACCTACAATaactaatgttaaaaaaaatatatctaacaAATTTTCTGCTCATTAATGTACAATGTTAGAAAAACTGATAAAaggaagttaattttttttttgtttgtttgtttgctttctaTCACAAATGTGCATACTTTCCCATATAAAGtacattttacatttgaagacagTACAAGCCTCTGATGTCATTATGCCTGGGCATTATTTAAGAAATCATTAATGATCAAATCTAACAGATTTGTAAGTAATAGCAGATCCATGTTAATGAGTCATTATTTTCTAGCACATTAAAAACTATTTGCTATATCCAAGATGAAACCTGATCTAAAAGGTTGAGGTTACTTTGCTAAAATATTGACACCTatattttctaaaacattttggTGAAATATTTGGTTtagaatattgtttttttttatctttcaaatTACAGATGTGTCACATAGTCAAGTTAGTCTAATAGAGTATAAAATATGATACTGTCTTACTAAACAGAGCCCTAAGATAACACTGCACAAACTTGAAATGTTATTTACTTTGCTAAATTTATCCTTTAGTTCAAATTAATACTTTTATGacaacaaaattatttcttctGTGTAGcatttcgtttttttaaagtttgcttATTCTCTTCAATTAGTGGCATGCCAAGTATTTGTCTAATCCTGTTAGGTATATATGGATTAGAGTTGCAGTGGCCGTGTCTGTTGGGGATGTCAGATTCTCTGTAAACATGAATGTGCACATTGGAGAGAAGTTCTGTTTCAATATGACGCCAGGTCTGCAGAGGTGAAAAATaagctataaataaataatcataaaaaaaagtaaattattttcatacttcttcttctttttcttcttcttctagccagctttattgctgctgagctgagAGCTCTTTTgcacccagcctacactaaatttTCATACACATTTaagtatatttttgtttctattttgctGATATTCcatgatgaaaaagaaaaatttggctttttttagttttagtatatttcATTCTcagttaaagttttattttggtTCATCTTGAATTTTAAGTACCAGTTTGCTATAACATCAATAGTTTTCAAATACTTTTTGGCAAGTATGGAACTATTATTAACCCTAATTGTACCTATTTTCATTTACAGGATGATATTCATATAAAAATCTCTAAAAATATGGATCTATTTTATACATATCTTTATATTCTCAAGTCTGTGGCATGgggaaattatttataatttatttaattccTCCAATGAGAGTCACACAATCATGAAAAACTCTTGTGACATTTGAAAGGTTTTGGCTAGGACAATTTTTGTACCTGTTgcttatctttttctttctttctgctgCTATTAAACCAAAATCCTGAATAGTTGTATCTAAATTTGTGTTTGTCCTGAGATGATATTTTGGTAGATTTGGTCAGGGTAGTAAAACGTATGGCTGCTATAGAAAGATTGTCATTTTAAAATCTCATGTGAAGTCTTGGATGAATGTAGCAAGTAGcaagaaagaaatacaaaacataagatcttcaatgaagtccagtagggaatcagGGCCaaaggcgccattatcccgttgattgttagaaaggcttttatctaaCAACCAGGCCTTAACATGGGTCTCAAACATAAGACCAGCGAATCATCTCTCACTTTTTATCatcaattatatagatttaCAAGCTAACAATAAAATGGAATTAATTTCACCATAGTACTATAAGACATAGTCTTCCAGTTTGAACAATGTCTGCTCACTGTAAGTATTTCACAAGGAAATCAAACATACCTCTTCACCAAGCACTTTCTCCAGTCTGGCTGATAGTTTTTTATCAGGTGTCCAGGCATTGCCTCTGGCAAACACAACACAATCCTGATATTTACCAAGTAAAAGTATCAATACTTTCTCTGCCAACAAAGGAAATCCTTCAACTCCAGGGCACTCCAGAATAAAATTGATTAATGCACTGAAGCCTTCACCTCTTTCTTTGTGGGTTTTCAGAAGGTAACCTGGTGAATAGCCATTGCCATAAATAACAAtgcaaatgttatttttttacataaagtatatttctacttttttctAGCTAGGTCAAATTGCTTTGATTGACTTAATGCCAAAAtaatattgttgacaaatgtTTCTTCaggattgtttttttaaaagtaaaactgtATGAGACCATAACTTTTCTTAATCTGttattaaaaatcttaatttaaaaatctatgTAAACAATTATAAATCCCTATAGATTTGAATTGATTtccaaaaaaagatttaaacttaCTCGTTTAAACTTACAAAGTTCTGTTTTAgttataaattaaacaaaaatatatttagacaattttatttaataaatgaacaTTTCTAGTTCTACAGAAAGCAAATGTATCTTAATTTTAATGGTAAATATTCATCAGAGgaaggaaataaatcttacctACAAAAGACCAAAGTGTTTCAGCTCGAAGCATGCAAATATTGCCAATTTCCCAAGCTGCTTTCTCTGCCATCTTTTTAGCTgcagctttttttcttttgtcaaaGTCCTTTTTAAAGTTGCTTAAATAATTGTGTGCATTACCTGGATATGAAAATGTGCTTTGTTAAAGAATCTTATAACAAACTAACACTTATTctgttatgtttttattttttgctattCAATTATTAGCCTACCTGGTTGAGATAAATCTAAGAACTCTCCAGAATCAACTGCATCTCTTGCTTGTGAATTGCTAGGAGCTGAAACTGCTTGACATAGCATTGCTCTTATCAGCTGAAAATTTAGAGATACAAAAATGTTCCTGATGATCTTGACggtttcataaaataaaaaaaaggtaacctaCACAATTTAAGATACATACAGACATCAAATTACAAAGTGcagtaagataaaaaaaaaggtcaatctACTATACGGTAATGATGGTGAGGAAAGGGTAGAGGTTAAATGTTCACTGTTTGTCAGCTGTGCTGGGTAGGGCACCTATCCTGAATAAGGAATCAAAGGTTTTTTTTCCTGACGAGCTTGAGGAAGAGGgcataacagaggtgcccccttCCCctgattgttttaaaaaacatctCAGGTGCCAGTTTGCATTAACTGACATATAAGAGAACATCTAGCATGAAGTGACTTCAGAAGAGACAGCTGAAGATCTCTTACAAACCAAGCAGGATAAGTGTTTAAGACTTATGTGTGCTGGCCTGTTGTTCAATTCtcttgatggtcctgggttcataccctgcccactgccatctcCTGTTGTCCTACTGGAGATTTGGAGttggatgtagattatcttcaactctgaaggaatatccgaaacatgtcaaacaaaacaaagaggTAAGCTATTGCAGAAGACTGCATAGTAAAAATAGAACTGAAATCAACTACTAGCAGTCCTCATTGATCACAGCATGGATTGAAAAAAGGATGAAATAATTTCCTACCTCAATGTGATCTCCTGAAGCATTAAGTGCTGACAGAAACATGGGCACAGTTATAAGTTGATTGTTTCTACTTttagggttgttgtttttatgttcACCTGCTTCTGTATCTTTTACTGTTAGCACTTGTTGTTCTTCCTGTGCTACAGTCTGTTCTCTGAGCtgttctctctctgcctctggCTGTATTGCAGTCTCCTCTTCTTCCTGGACTTCTACATTATTATTCACAGCACCTTCAGATTCCTGCTCTGCTAAATGATTTATGATTTTCTGTGAGGCTCTAACTACTGCAATAAGCTCCTCAACCTGTTCCTTAACTTTGGAATGTTGCTCTTCAAAtacttatttaaagaaaaaaaagcagataatgtgatttttttctttgtgtgaAACATGGAGATAATGCATCTTTCTtgtgtttattaaatttataatttatgccAAATCACCTTAATAATTAATACTACAGAGTAAGAGGTTGACCTTTAAGTTTTTTGATGGTCAGTTCCATGAAAGCTTTAATTTCTTGGATCCATTGCTCTGATGGTAAGCAATCAGGTCCATCTGTTTCAGTTGGCTCTTGTTTTAGCCAGCAATGAAGAAAACCAAAACCAGAAATGATTGACTCCAGGGATGGAAAACACTTGGAGGTTAAATGACAAAGTAGCTGCAAATGAAAGGAATTATTTAGTTTTCACaaagtgattttaaaacataatcAGCTTTGAGAACAAAAAGATATTGATTATTGTAAATGTTAATAATTTGCCTTTTTTACTTTGATAAACACAGTTACCTTTGCAACAACTTCAAGGATTGATGTATTTACAGTCTTTGTGTCCATGTCCACAATCTCTGTTACAGCTTTAGTTTCACTGCTTTCATCTGCacattgtttttaataatttattgaagacaaaaatgttgttttttgtttttatgttgtttttcttcttgccctttgagtgtgtgtgagtgtgtgtgtgcattcattttgtttaaattcattCTAAAGCATtccaagcaaaataaaaagtgtcattttcaattaaatttaattattcaattaacaTACCTTTTTCCTCCTGGCCTACAGGCAAACCAATCTTCTGACGAACTAAAGTGACCCACTGCCTCACTATTTTCTTagcttcttttaatttttcattgcttTGCTTTGCCTGAGACCAGAAAGAAAATAGTATAAAGTGATCATTCAATCTGAAGGTTTATGAAGCAACTGTGTACAATTAATTCATTGGCATGTCCTTTAACAATTCTTTATAAAGTTGATATTCAGCCAGGACTGTCATCACACAATAAAGTCAAACTCTGTCAGCCATCATTCCCTGCCACCCTGTAGGAGATTTGGCCTAGAATTTTCATTTCTCAGGAATGTCAAAAACTTATATAAGATGTAAAACATGACCAATCAGCTTTCATGTGTTATGGACCTAAAAAATGGACTCAGTATTGTTCTCAAGACCCATCTCCATCAGGATTTTAACTCAAGACCCTAATTAATTTGTAGTTATGCACTCAAGAGCCTAAATAATATGCAGTTTCAGTGTGTTAGCATCaacattatattatatacatgctttgtttttcttgaacagtcatattaaaaaaaacaaattagaaatTGATTGTACTTTTATGTATCCACATTGTGCCTGGGCCCACAAGGCCATTGCTTTATCTACTTTAGGTGATCTATGCACTTGAACATCTGGAGTGGTCATCCCAGCACTGGCATCATACTCTGGTATATCTAGTTTAGTACCATCCATTTCCTCACTGTCCAGTTGATGGCACAGGCTGCTGACATAAACACAAGTTGGTATCTCACTAGCTTTTAGTTCAATAACACCAGCCTCtgaaaaaatattaagaaaactTAGATTAAAATAATGCAAGGAAAGATTATTTTattctagaaatataattttaatttaaaacagtaatttaaaatataaataaaaaattaagctatGCAAAGTTAATCAAAAGGCCTTGGTTTGAGTCCTGGTAGAGGCTAGAAATTTGTATTTAGGAAATTCCTGACTTTTGCCATAGAGAAAGTTatgattggtcattgtgctatcCACACATCCCCTGAAACGACCACCAAAACCTCATGTCCTCAAAATTATCATAAATATCACATTTTCTCAGAgtaaaaatctctttaaaagCCAAGGTTAAAACCAAGCAATAGTGTGGAGTGCTCAACTTCATCAATACACAAGAAGGGAATTATTTTTATGACAagagtttaatatatatatatttcataaaatatttgtatatatagtgaagaaacaagtcccttTATGTTTaaagtgtcttttaattgtgaagcatttcaacataacatatgtccatatggacaataaagattattattattattattattattatacacgGCAGACATTATATACAGATCTCCAACTTCACTAGCTGACTTCCTCTCTTCTGcccgcaagtcccctaactctcgatacccaacacttgaccgtgtgtcacggttgaccacacagtaacTGTGtcacaacatatatatatatatatatatatatatatatatatatatatatatatatatatatatatatatatatatatatatatatatatatgtatgtatatattctTATTTCATTAACGATATTATTATCAGCTATCAATTCAATAAATGTCAAAACCGCATCAACTATTATTAAGCTTGCCTCAATATTAGGTTGCATgattttagaattttttaaagcagGAATATAATAATTATCGTGACGGAGAACTGACTATAACATTAGTTATAGTAGTCAAATGGTAGCCCAACTTCTTCCAAAGACAGTATAAATTCTTGATAACacaaaaaaatggtttaaaacactaaaattattttactgTGTACcctgaatataaaaaaaaataaacaaataaacctAAAGatttgaatatatttatttccaaACTTTTCACACAATACtacaaatatttgttatttgttaAATGATATGACTGACTTACTTTGATCCTGATGACCATTTATAATCAAATTCAAAAGGCTCAAGATGACATTTTCATTAGCATGAAGCTCTGGTGAAGAACCACTGGCTCTTCGTAACACCTCAGACAAAAAGGCCACCCAAAGTTTAGAAAGACTTGAAAATTCATCAActgaaaaaacattttcataaagCATTAAGttaaaatagttattttatttgtttttaatttcaagaccttaaatgtatatttcaaacaaatgcACTGTACCAAATACTATAGTCCTTATGAAGATAGCTTCTAAGTATAAAGCAAATTAATGCTACCTTCAGTGTAACCAAGAAGATCTCTTGTAGTAGCAACAGGAAGTGACACTAGGTAGCCAATCAAAGTCTGCAAACTTGGAACAGCATGACGAAACCTTCCCATTGGACTTAGCAGAAAGTTGTTCACAGTATCAATTATTTGACTTGTTAGATTATATTCTGTCATGCAAGCTGTGAGTGAAGTTAGTTTACATGAAACAATAGCATACACTTTGGAATGATATAGTATTTACTTtgtctaaataaaatatatgattaaagtgattaaaaatattacttagtaaaaaatgtttagttcTTCAGAACAAAGTGTTAGcaagcagaaaaaaaagaatacaccATCTATTGTGATCAATGCTTTTGATGGAAGACATTAAACCAAAATAACTTAATTTCTTTAATTAGTGTCAGATATACAAGGTTCTCAAGGCTCGCAAAGTCCTTCCttaagggaacagtaccaggaaaaaaaagaagaggcagacagagaaaggaagacaacataaagaaatgGATGGGCCTGCTAACGAGGGAGATTCTGTCCAAGGCAAACAacacagaagaatggagaaggacggtcaacagatcttgtatggtgccccaatggtccaagagaccaaggataggtgaaggtgaatgtgAACAAATACAAAGGTAGAAGATTCAACTCCTACAAAATATTGCAATACAAAACAGCTCTTACAAGAAATCTCTCTTCTATGAACATTGGGGAAAACCTTTTAGCTATAACCTAATTACAGGCACCAATGATTGAATTGTATTAACCTGCTATACCATGTGACATGATTGTATGACACCAAATTTCTCCATGCAATACCAATACATGACAGTTTAAATAGAAATGGAATGTGTGAATTATACTTTATTATTGTTCAAAATGAAATAGTGGCTTCCTTATAATGCCCTTATTCAAAAAAGCtcatatataagggaaagagcTGCACATATAAATCTTCATATCACTAAGTACTTAaagatttgtttccctttatcaacataaaaaaaaaataaaaaaatattacccctaattaattggttaattttttgattgattcatgttttgttagggacaatgaataat is a genomic window containing:
- the LOC106067554 gene encoding uncharacterized protein LOC106067554 isoform X4, producing MLDHHKVYIDTVNLVMVQKLSETSLKNCLIIDGLPIKFIVHLENPQDHLLCVDHQSEFIDGVIKQTENNGYFEYHASGDCWVNCDSSSNDLKLSLSIELVLKKNKCKYTIQIPCCIVDIKYIVHKDVGPVAVWNLNVMSRDIDILTTHLVDVITDRKDVFKLNERLNYFQNKMSKIEVFKPGYDKETRAMIMSKLKDIQGKLNKLHGMVAQYLRGETQGVSLLARVQDLRYEAQFSKVRRQRMMDRRVAKNFNIIKSDATNCSTVSEEQLKELSAEALGFYFCILSMCDVKDILIDNSSMDNALGLGLAVTRPEHAVDNPTSIRIHSISGSLVSRTSVMDALEFKINLDSHLSAHGGFSFMASDGSDLPHATVGSGREPINAWLPLYICPAHWERVKSCLRPSLGYLCTLDPMGYSDNQLDIIFMALGCMICKILESRSGENQLKIIYALQKTCQACMTEYNLTSQIIDTVNNFLLSPMGRFRHAVPSLQTLIGYLVSLPVATTRDLLGYTEVDEFSSLSKLWVAFLSEVLRRASGSSPELHANENVILSLLNLIINGHQDQKAGVIELKASEIPTCVYVSSLCHQLDSEEMDGTKLDIPEYDASAGMTTPDVQVHRSPKVDKAMALWAQAQCGYIKAKQSNEKLKEAKKIVRQWVTLVRQKIGLPVGQEEKDESSETKAVTEIVDMDTKTVNTSILEVVAKLLCHLTSKCFPSLESIISGFGFLHCWLKQEPTETDGPDCLPSEQWIQEIKAFMELTIKKLKVFEEQHSKVKEQVEELIAVVRASQKIINHLAEQESEGAVNNNVEVQEEEETAIQPEAEREQLREQTVAQEEQQVLTVKDTEAGEHKNNNPKSRNNQLITVPMFLSALNASGDHIELIRAMLCQAVSAPSNSQARDAVDSGEFLDLSQPGNAHNYLSNFKKDFDKRKKAAAKKMAEKAAWEIGNICMLRAETLWSFVGYLLKTHKERGEGFSALINFILECPGVEGFPLLAEKVLILLLGKYQDCVVFARGNAWTPDKKLSARLEKVLGEETWRHIETELLSNVHIHVYRESDIPNRHGHCNSNPYIPNRIRQILGMPLIEENKQTLKKRNATQKK